In the Longimicrobiaceae bacterium genome, one interval contains:
- a CDS encoding S8 family serine peptidase, whose amino-acid sequence MERVRQFLQLPDTGAPDGANVRVAVIDSGIDQTHADLRHATDGRRSKDCRPDHKDLTDRWAHGTAIAGIIAGRGRLASGRYRGLAPAATLLIYKVFEGREGVLEPDLQRALQFAVRAKADIINLSCSSSPLDDDALGGPIDRVQPPWVWSASLRLGDYLLEATRCGVLCVVSAGNDGQHGRGTINRAGGSEGCLAVGACDLDGRHHPNSSRGPYYVDATLERDRWRRLEDSDRDAQIRVIKPDLVAPGVGVWTPLSAHSVDLRAEVLADPRSEGGAYYPFTGTSVAAAVVSGLAACTLGEVRKWRPTLPARSQARLLLGLLREAARASCTSEAELEEMGNGVLRWPAIAAAIERCRSDEEYFRDLLNPPL is encoded by the coding sequence ATGGAGCGCGTACGGCAATTTCTGCAGCTCCCGGACACAGGAGCGCCGGATGGTGCGAACGTCCGAGTCGCGGTCATCGATTCCGGAATCGATCAAACCCATGCCGACCTTCGGCATGCGACGGATGGGCGGCGGAGCAAGGACTGCCGGCCGGACCACAAGGATCTCACCGACCGCTGGGCTCACGGGACTGCCATCGCCGGGATCATTGCCGGACGGGGTAGGCTGGCCAGCGGCCGGTACCGGGGGCTGGCGCCCGCGGCGACCTTGCTCATCTACAAGGTGTTCGAGGGCCGCGAGGGGGTGCTCGAGCCCGATCTTCAGCGTGCGCTCCAGTTCGCGGTCCGCGCAAAGGCCGACATCATCAACCTGTCCTGCTCGTCCTCCCCGCTGGATGATGATGCGCTCGGCGGACCCATTGATCGGGTGCAGCCGCCGTGGGTCTGGTCGGCGTCCTTGCGGCTTGGCGATTACCTGCTCGAAGCCACACGGTGCGGGGTGCTCTGCGTAGTCTCGGCCGGAAACGACGGACAGCACGGCCGGGGCACGATCAACCGGGCGGGTGGGAGCGAGGGGTGTCTGGCTGTGGGTGCCTGCGATCTGGACGGACGTCATCACCCGAATTCCAGTCGGGGTCCGTACTACGTGGACGCCACTCTGGAGCGCGACCGTTGGAGGCGCCTGGAAGACTCTGATAGAGATGCGCAGATCAGGGTCATCAAGCCCGATCTGGTCGCTCCCGGAGTTGGGGTGTGGACTCCGCTGAGCGCGCACAGTGTGGATTTGCGGGCGGAAGTGCTGGCCGATCCGCGGAGCGAGGGCGGTGCATACTACCCGTTTACGGGGACGAGCGTGGCGGCTGCCGTGGTCAGTGGTCTGGCTGCCTGCACCCTGGGTGAGGTACGGAAGTGGAGGCCCACCCTCCCCGCTCGCAGCCAGGCGCGACTGCTCTTGGGCCTGCTCCGCGAGGCGGCGAGGGCATCCTGCACATCCGAAGCTGAACTCGAAGAGATGGGAAACGGGGTGCTGCGATGGCCAGCCATTGCTGCGGCCATTGAGCGGTGTCGGAGCGATGAGGAGTACTTCCGGGACCTGCTCAACCCTCCTCTGTAG